Part of the Malaclemys terrapin pileata isolate rMalTer1 chromosome 17, rMalTer1.hap1, whole genome shotgun sequence genome, CCACTTTGCCACTGCACCTCAAAGCAGGAATCCCCAGTAGGAATTAGagatgttattttacctctgtatttggctctgCTGTTACAGCTGCTCAATACTGTGTTCaggtctggtgtccacaattcaagaaggatattgataaattggagcgggttcagagaagagccctgagaatgactaaaggatcagaaaacctgccttaccagtgatagactcaaggagctcaagctatttagcttaacaaagagaagatacaggggaacttgatcacagtctataagtacctacatggggaacaaatatttgataatgggctcttcaatctacaGATAAAGATAGAACACGATTCAATAGCTGCAGGTTAAAGCTAGTGAAATTCAGACTGTACACAAATTTTAACAGCGAGGGTAAGTgtcagaacaatttaccaagggcacggtggattctccatcactgaccatttttaaattgtgAGGGACTGGGATGTGGGCAGTTGTGCCTAGTTGTAGGAGCTGGAGCCCATGGTCAGTCTGGGAGTGAGAGGCcagagtcaggaatcagagctgggTTGCCTGTAGTGAGGCACGGCTGGATCCAAGGCAGCAGCGGGGCTGGGAAGAAGCAGGCGCCATTGtagcaaatgctttgagcagccagcaTCCTGCTACTGTTGCTGGTCTTAAGAGCAAGTGTGCTGATCCCCTCAGCCAATCAGATGGCTGCACTGAGGCTTAGCTGCACTTGTTACACTACCTGGGGGCAGCGGcttctccaggcaccagcgctccaagtgcgtgcctggggcggcaagccacggggggcgccctgccggtccctgtgagggcggcagttaggcagcctttggcagcttgcctgcgggaggtccgctggtcctgcggattcggcggcgggtacgctgaatccgcgggactggggacctcccgcaggcaagccgccgaatcCCCGGGATCGGGGACCTCCCACAGACGCGCCGCCGAAGACAGCCTGCCTGTCGTGCTTGGGGCggaaaaaaagctagagccgcccctgcctggggGTTTAGCTAGAAGGTAAGCAGGCCTCTGTGGGTCCTTACTGGACATCAttcagaaaaaacatccaatcttgagttatctgctctaggaattattccgGGAAGTTCTCTGACCTGTTATACAGAAGTTCAGACCCGATGATCacagggtcccttctggcttggaatctatgaaaggaCGGACATCATATGGCTCCCTGTCAGCTCGGTGACTCGCTTTGACATCTTCACTGTAGCCCTTTGTGCACACGAGAAGCAGTGACAGCAGGGATACTCGTCAAATCCCATCTCAAGCTCTACAGGAAGAGTTCACAAAACCTCTGGGCTGTTGAATCAGGAATGAAGACTGAGCAGCTGTCCCGGAGACTCCAGCCTCACCCACAACTAGCTAACCACAGGTAAACTTGGCTGCAGATTTGTGTTCTATGAGACTCATCCTTACATTAAGGAATAGATGGCAATCAGACCACCGCTAGTTAATACAATCCCAAATTGGGTGTATCTGCATAAATACCTATCTGCTCAATACCTTGCCTTGGTCAGTATTTTgagctataatacaaataataatcagatGTGCTAAGGCAGTTaatgtggaaaagaaaaaaacagctgGTACAGATGACACGTTCAAACCATTTTAATTGACATCAAGAGACAATAAATGCATTTACAATAACTGCATAACTAATTACAGAAACTCGGTTCATACTAGTCATACCACCAAATTTGCCAAGACTACTGAAAATACATTAATACTAAATGATGGGAAAATATACAATCACATCTAGAGGGATGTGCAGAAAAGCAAACAATACAACATCCCCTTTAGTGCCGTGTAAGGCCGCTCCTGtagacatgcttaactttacccaCCTGAATAGTCCTGAGGAGACCAAGGCCATGTGTGTAAAATAAAGCCTatgcatatgtgtttgcaggatcagggcccaagttaAACTTTCTGAACATGCAGTATTCTGTAGTAATCGTGGAGACGTGCATAAATACTAACAGCTAAAAAATCAGGGGGAACTGATCTGTAGTGAATGCACTTGCTAACAGTAAGCGCTGAGTGCAGAAAATCTAGTTCAGCCACAGTAGAATGGATGTGTTATTGTTAGCTTGGGAGAAGGATGGATACCGAATTTCTCTATAGATTAAGAAACTTTGGAATAAGCGTAATGAATACTGAGGAGTACAGGAGAATGGGCCCAATTCCGCAACATGCTTAGCTTTAGGCAGATGGGTAGCCCAACTGAAGTCAGTTAAGCAGGGGCAggagtgctttgttggatcagggccaGGGCCTCAAATAAGTACCTGGTTGAATTGGAGTCTAGGGGTCTGATCCAGCAAAATACTTCAGGCATTTAACTGTAGGCACGGGattagtgccactgaagtcaacgggactgTGCCCGTGCTTGGAGTTTAAGCATGTGCTGGTGAGCCATGTAAATCCCATGACTTCTAAGGGCTTGACCCTGCCCTGCTAGATCAAGCCCTAATATACGCACTAGGGTAACGACTGCAGACAGAACTGGGAGCCAGACAccactgttcatttccagatgtagaagtctgatttttttaaaaaatcctttagactttaacaactgaaaaaaataatttctgggcacgatttttaaaatactgatatCAACGACAATTAAATACGAGACGTTTGTCAAAACTTAAATAAAAAATCCTTCCTAGCTTATTTATAATGGATACTCCCATTAGTTTTGTTTGAAATAGGAACTGCATAAATAGTTAGACACATTAACAAGGCTAAATGCATAACTGTTACATGCATTAAAGTTTAACTATACAGAAAGCTTGAACAAGAAAATTCCATTTGCAGCTGACCTATGGCTGTAGCACTCCTGTTTTCTTTAAGACATTTCTTTCCTTTCAACCCTTATCAAGAGACGTGTGTGTTTGTTAACAGAAGCTTTCTTCATTATTACTCTCCTAAATCTATCTTTGCCTATCTGATGATTCAGTCATCATTCTGGTGATATGCTATTCAACTATTATATGTGACCCATGCAATTGTTACTTAATCAGAGTATTATTCATATGAGtcgtcctattgacttcaaggaaTGATGCCTTCAAACTGTTATCTCCATGATACTGAACTGTAATAGCAGAGAGAAGCAATTGCTGCTTTGCAGTGGACAAAGCCTTTATACGCCTCTCTTGCCCAGCCCTTTCTAAGGCCCAAATGTAACTTCATTCAGCACCTCCTTTCCCTATTCTGCTTAATACTGTACATTATTCAACTCAACTGCCAGATCATGAATGGAGATTGTAAGAGACCATGTATAGGGGACATATGAAAAGGGGACAGGAAAAGTCCAAAATGAAGGTTCTGTGTATTTTTGCAGAACAAATCTCACTAGAAACATTCTGAAGAATGATTTCAAATGAAAACAGTTGGGACTCCAACCTTCCCTAGCTGCATTTGCAAGGCCGCCATTGCAGAACTTTGCTAGTATATAAGGACTGGCAAGTGAAACTGAGTAGGCTATTTTCATCATTCAGTTTCAATGGCATAGGTAACAAATCAGTGGCATAAACggtgaaaataaatgtaaacttCAAACAtcctttcagttttaataatcgtCTAAGGGCTAGTCCACACgcaaaagttgtactgctttaatgaTAGGGGTGTAGTTAAAATGGTACAATCCCCCCTGGCCTCTGATGCTATTATATTGGTATAAACTTGCTTATGCCAGACTAGCTATTCTTGtaagggaaggggaataagctatacagGTGTAAGACCGGTTTATACCAATGTGTGTTCACACTAGGGACTATACTGATATAATGATTTCAGTAACAAAATCACACCCATAACTGAAAGAGTTACATTGGTACTCAATCAGAGGGTAGGTCAGGCATAAAGCAGTTAGACACACAAGGAAGGCAgtacgtctttttttttttttttttagcctgatCCCTTGATTTAATATTTTGGCTTTCTCCTCTAGTAAGGAGTCCCCAGTCTTCATCTCTTCGTACTACACTAAACCTTGGTAGGTTGATCCCAATTATCTGATAGTCAGCAGTGATGGGACACAATGTAACCAAACCTGCCATTAATATTGAATGAAAATGTTGTTTAGAACTTGCCTGAGGCCCAGCACAGgttctttcatgtatttatttgcCATGTACAGATCTCTGACACTAAGCCTTTAAAATTACATAATAATGCAAAACTTTGATTGCCCAGTGTCTCTGGAAACATCCAGTGTGTTTTTGTCCCGTACCAGGATGGCCTCATTACCATACTGTGAGTACCACATACTCCGGCTTCTACTCAAGTATGTACCAGGTGGGACAGACtccagcttctgctgctgctgctgccagatgAGCAACGAAGTGTCCCTGTAACGAAGCCTGGCATAGCTCTCAGATAAGGCTTTTTCAGCTAGTGGCACCCGTCCATTCATTACTCTGCCTGTCATTCACTCTGGAATGACACTGGAAACTAAACGTGTTTCGTACCAGCTCTCAAGCGCCGTAGTGGATTCATTGACTTCACAGGTATAAGCAAGGGTACAATGCTGCTCCTACTGCTTTGAGATAAAAGGCAATCTCCTTTAGCTGTGGCACTATTGGGGTTTATAACATATAGATCAGCATGCATAACATGCTGTGCAACACTTCTGACACAGACTCGTCTGTATGTTACAGCACCCTACAGGACTTGTGCTTACTCTCAGTGTAATAAACCAGGACTTCTGAAGGACCGATTGTACATTGACGatgccctgtcattttgcaaagACTTATTGTGCACACAGCCCATTTGGTACTGGAGTCCATGGAGAGACAGCCTCAACAACCTGAAATGGAGGCCTAAGGGCTAATGGCTGGCTCAGGAAAATCCAAACCCCTTAGATTTGAATTAAACGGTGAAACAACAGAGATCTAGGAGTGGTCCAAACTTGCGCCCATTTCACTGTTGGTGCCTGGTTTCTTTACcctttaaaatggatttattgaTAGGCGTGCGTATGAGTCACTTCATTAAAAAGCACCAGGCAACAGATCCCCGCTGGGTCTGGTCGGTGCAGCGTATTTGAAGCACATCGGTTAAGTTATCTCTGGTTTTCCAATTCCCAAAGATGTGTTCTCGAGTAGTAATCATGACTCTCCGATGGAAAAGCAGCAAATGTTACAGTTTGGCCTGGGGTACGGCTGGGAAAACCCCAGTGAAATAGACATGGCTGGTACAATGTGCCATGTCAATACCTTGTTGCATGGGGATGGGTGGTAAAGGTCTTCGCAAGCTGATTCAGGGGCCTTTCCTTCTCACTGCAGACTGGCTTCCCACTGGGGTTCACCCTTCATTTTGTTCGATCTGTGTTGCAGCTTCAACCTAGAGTGACAAGAAGAACccggctgctcacctcctccccccagagccaagCACACCCTGGGCACCAGTTTCAGAGCTCTGGGGCCTAGCAGATACGCTTCAATCTGCTGGGGGGATGCATTAGTCTGCTTCACTTTGGTCCCCTTGTTAATACGTGAGGGGAGTGAGCTGTTCCCCTCCCCAACCTCCCTGAGCCCCGTGGGTGCTGATCTTTGCTTTCGACCCCCAGTACTTATGGCTGGGGTGACGAGCTAGatctccaacccccccccgacACTGCTGGGGGGTGATCGATACCCCCCCCCGACACTGCTGGGGGGTGATCGATACCCCCCCCCCGACACTGCTGGGGGGTGATCGATACCCCCCCCGACACTGCTGGATGATCAATCCCTCCACACCCTAGtcactgctgtgtgtgtgtgtgggggggtgagcgatacccccagccccccccggtCACTCCCCGCCGCTACCTGCCGCGCTCCGCTGCGCCCGGGCCTCGGCTTCCCCGTCGCCACGACACCGCTGCGGCTGCGAGTTCCGAGAGCATCGATGGGCAGGGGAGGCGCACGAGCGCCGAGCAATCCACCCGCggggcgctgcgctgcgctgAGCCTCGCACTGCCCCGTTCCCCTGTGCGCTGTGCGGTGCCCGGCGCTGCCCCGTTCCCCCGTGCGCTGTGCGGGGCCCGGCGCTGCCCCGTTCCCCTTGGTGCTGTGTGGTGCCCGGCACTGCCCCGTTCCCCCCGCGCGCTGTGTGGGGCCCGGCGCTGCCCCGTTCCCCTTGGTGCTGTGCGGTGCCCGGCGCTGCCCCGTTCCCCCTTGGTGCTGTGTGGTGCCCGGCGCTGCCCCGTTCCCCTGCGCACTGTGTGGGGCCCGGCGCTGCCCCGTTCCCCCGTGCGCTGTGTGGGGCCCGGCGCTGCCCCGTTCCCCCGTGCCCTGTGTGGGGCCCGGCGCTGCCCCGTTCCCCTTGGTGCTGGGTGGTGCCTAGCGTTGCCGCTGTGCACTGCATGGTTCTTTGCGCTCTGTGTTTTGGGGAGCCTGGTTGCCTTGCAGGGTGCATGGTGCTGCTTGTGGCCCCACGAGCCCCACTGCGCTGAGGTTCTCTTGGGTGTTTGACGCACTGGGTTGCGTTGCAGCAAGTCCCTTCGTGCCCCTGATgtgacttaaaaataataaatttcggacgctttttatttgcttttcatttggtcacattttcaagtgttTCTCTACAATCTTGAGGGCTAGATTGTATGTTTTTAagactgaaagctgagattcacatgactccagaagttGGGTGTAGGGAGGCCGTGTGGTTTCCCGGTGCCTCGGAGAGGGATCAGCATTGCTGGACACGAGAGTGGGCGGAGCTAGAGCACTCTAAACCCGCCCCCCAGAGGGTCAGAGGccggacaggaagtataagagctcAACCCCAGAGCGCACTTgagaggcagctgctggagaGGCTAGATACTTCTGGCCTAGCTCTCGCCGGGAAGATTCCAGCAACAGACCTGGAGAATGGCCTGACTGGCTGATATTCAACACAGACCAGTGTGTGGGAGAGTTGTCGAGCCTACACCTcaccagctaccctgaggagtcCCCAGGCCTTCACCTCGCCAGCTCCCTGAGGATCCAATGGTGATCGACCCCCACTCCGAGGACCTCACCTTGACCCAGGTACCTCCAGAGGGGGAGTTGGGAAGTAGCCCGGgagcagccgaccctagtctggccgCAACACAGGCCAGTCAGTGTGTTGTGCCCAGGAGCCCCACTGACAGAGCAGCGGGCCTTTGGCCGcagctagggccctgggctgggacacagtggagtgggagggcctgcatccccaATGCGTGGGTGGCAGTCTTCCTCTATCCCAGGCCGCTCAGAGCCTGAAGCCTGGGTGTGCTATTTACctgggcctgagctgtgactctttactgccccgccctgacccaggatCTGGGCTAGTTACCTGTACGTGTTCAGCCCCTGCCAGACAGCTTGAGCCAAGACTCCTGCAGCCCGAATGTTTCCCCAAGGGGCCGTGCAAGGACTAAGGGAGCGTGTGGTTCCCCACTGCCCCAGAGAGGAACAACCCTGAGGAACCCTCTCTAcattggggctttaagaaaaatattgtcTCTTGCAGCTTTACCAGTTCTCCCATCTGTAGTGTGCAAATGCCACTCTAACCAGACAGCTGGACATTCCTGATTGCTGAAACAGCACAGCATGCATGGCATGCAACCAATGCAACCAAGGGCAGCAATACCATAGGTAATAACAATCGTCACATAAAAGCAGTGATTTTAGTCTCTGTCGATGGATCGTTGCTACAAATGCAATGCATCTCAGACTTGCAGACTCCTTTCTCTTCTCTTACGGGAAATAAGTTATGCACTAGCCTGATTAGATTGGCCGGGTACTTGAAGGTTGGCTGCCAGTCAGACTGACTGGATGATGGTGCATATGTGATCTCTGCCTTGAAGATTCATGGATTATGAGTCCAGAAGTGACCATTGTTATCATCTCCTCTGACCTCCTGATGCAGCATGGCCAACCCCAAGTGTTTGAAAATCAAGAGTCAGGTCCTcgaaaatcatgagattgctataaaaatcatgaggttttaaaataataaatgtgaggTTCTTATTTGCTGGTGAggcctttagggttcatgtttttaaGCTTTGTTTCACAACCACAAGAGCTGGAAATGTGCtgctatttaaaaatgaaagtggagATTCAGGCAATCCAATTGATTGCAGAAGCAGGGGCTTTAAGGGAAACATGGCAAATTGTGAGATGAGCAATAAAATCACGAGAGTTGCAAGGAGGAGATGCAGTCTCTGTGTTGTAACAGGAGGATAAGTAGGGAAGTATAATGGGATTCCCAGTGCACAGAAAGAGGTTGACTGGGGTGAATTGGGTTTTAtgattctttatttgtattttagtagCACCTTGAAACTCCAGCTGGGAtcagcgctaggtgctgtacgtgcCCACCGTGAGAGACAATGCCTGACCCAGAgagattacagtctaaacagacaaggtgGACAAAGGGAATAATAGCTCCATTTTACAtacagggaactgaggcaaagacacagtgatttgcctgaggtcagacaggaagtctgtagctgaACCAGGAACTGAATCCAGTCAAGTGTTTTCAGAACAAGACTTTACTTCCTTTCTTAGTGGTTTCCTGTTTCATAGTGGATGGGAGCAAAGATGTTGTTTGGGGCTGAATGTGAAGACCATGGTGTAAGATGTGGTTGTCCCTTGACCACAGTGTGCAGTTGGGATGGGAAAACGTCTCTCTGACTATAAGATATTGGTGTCTCTGGCTGCTAATcacagaatcatggaaatgtaggactggaaaggaccttgataggtcatttagtccagtccccagaactgaggcaggactaagtattatctagaccatccctgacaggagtttgtctagactgttcttaaaaacttccactTAGAGAGATTCCACAGATAATTtgctccagtgcttaactacccttacagttaggaagtttttcctaatgtataacctaaatctcccagtttaaacccattacattcttgtcctgccctcagtgcttagggagaacaatttatcacccttctctttataacaaccttttacatacttggtGAGTGGGTGAACAGAAGGTTGAAGACTGGGCCCCATGTAATGGGTGTAGCTTATGGGCGTTTATAGCCAATATTGGAAACATATACAATGTACCATAGTTGGGTGTGAGAGGATGTTTAGTTATTGACTGAAGCTGTGTAAGGATAggaggtcagagttaaggttatttttgGAATATTCAGTGTGAAATTTACACATGTACACTTATTTAAGAACCTGTATAAACTGTGAGTGTAACCAAATAGTTATCTACCCTCTCTTAATTGTTcatttccatatttttaaatgcttagattttttttagctgttttgttttttggcaaaCATAGGAGGGAATTTCTCTTAAGGTTACCTATTTTTACCCTGCTGATAATGCTAAATTTAAACTCTCACACTTCATATCTCTTGTGGCTAAAATGCCATTGAACATTTTGCTAAATATCTGATGCATGAAATTTAcacaaatttattattattatttatttctattaccatGGGATCTAGGGGCCCAaatcatggaccaagaccccattttGCTAGCTACCATCCCCTTCACATGTGGCTTTCATTTACATATTTCAAAAAATATCATGTTATTTAGGGATACATTACTACTCTACACTTCCTGCCTGCATCCAGAAGTGTTGACctgagaaagaaaggagaaggaaaagaataaatgaaccTGCAGAAATGTTCCCATTCAAATATTCTGACAGTGCTTGTGAAGTCAGGTCTGTGCCTCCTACTAGCGTGGAAGAGAAAGCAGACTGGCTCACGCTCCAGCTTGTGGGAGTTTGAGAGCAAAAGGCAGAATCTTTAGTGGATCCAGATTTATTTTTTGGCATGGTCAAGGTATCTTGAGCTTCTCCAAAACTATTGGTGGCGTCCTCGTCGAGCCCACAGCAAAATAAAACCCCCAGTAACTGAAGTGATTAAGTTGCAAAGCTAACAAAAGGAAAAGACTTGAAAGCTGTAGGCCTCCAAAAGTCaactgctgtctgtctgtctacttGATCCTCCCCTTGTTCTGTTTGAATCCCTGCGTTGTCTGCCAACAAGTGCACTTTCCAAATAAATGTTTTTGAACAGCAATAGGTATTATACAGACAACCACCACTCCGATGCTAGCAAATGCCTGACTCCCATTCTCCAAAGGAAATTTTGATATCTTTCAATTTGTTACAGAGCGTCTATTTTTCTTTCCCTATAAATGACTTTTAGCCTCTCCATTCTCATGACTTGTTACACTATAATATTACAATACTATGCAACCCAGTCTACTCTACCCCttaaaaatactcaaaaaccagtgggagaacactttaacctgtctggtcattcagtgacagacctgcgggtggctatattacaacagaaaaacttcaaaaacagactccaaggagagactgcagagctagaattgatatgcaaactagacacaatcaactccggtttgaataaggactgggaatggctgagccattacaaacattgactctatctccccttgtaagtactctcacacttcttatcacactgtctgtactcggctagcttgattatcacttcaaaagtttttttttttttttttctcttaattaattggcttctcagagttggtaagacaactcccacctgtttatgctctctgtatgtgtgtatatatatctcctcattatatgttccattctatatgcatccgaagaagtgggctgtagtccacgaaagcttatgctctaataaatttgttagtctctaaggtgccacaagtactcctgttcttctttctacccCTTAAGACCATGATGTGCTGTCCAGCTTCAGTTCATTTACTCTCTGATCATAAGGCAGAGCGCTGTGGATGAAAGGTAGGTATTAATGGGACTGTGTCCTTGAAAAAGGGTGATGGTGTTGGAAGGGAAGTGCCATCTATATACCCCAGTGACAGTTGCAGCATTaataattagccactggaacaatttaccatgggttGTGGTGCATTGTCCATCACcaagaatttttaaatcaagatgagatgcttctaaaagctctgctctaggaattacttgtAGAAGTTTTATGGcccatgttatacaggaggttagactagatgagcaCAATAGTTCCTTCAGGCCTTGGAATTTATAAGAACCTAGTCATGTGTGGCTCCTCCAGGGATAGGAGCAAGGGAGAGGGACAAGAGGCTAACAGTAGCTATTCTCGGAGATGGAGGTTGCTTGTGCAGGAAGATCAGACTCATTGCAGCAGTGGTGAAGCTGGGTCCAATTTTTGTCTGCACCTAGTGGGTATGCTGATGTGTGACAGCTTAGCAGAGCAGCACCCAGGAAGCTGAGAGAAGGGGCAGCCAGACCCTGCCATAGCTTCCCTCTTTCACGCAGCCTAGGTCCAGGACATCCTGGTGATAGAGAAATAGTGATAACTGGTGTGCAGCAGCTAGTCTCATAAGTTTTATATGTGACTCTCAACCATATTTTATAAAATAGCCAGTTATTCTAGTCAACAAAAACAATGAGAGTCAGGGAGTTAAGTAAATCTACTGCAGCAACTCAGTGGGCACCTACAGCTTCACAGCTGTTTGCATGCTGCATGTCATGGCCACTCTGAACATCACGGTAACAGCAAGTGCAGATCCTTTTGTTCCAAAAATGCTGGCCCCTAACATTTGAGACAAAAGAATCACCATTAGCTTTAGCAGTATAAAGGTTATGATAAATCAGTGCACTTCCCGTTCCATCCAGAAGATGGCAGTGTTAATACATCCATATTAGCTAGTTCACAAGCACTACCATCTAATCTATCTCTTTTAGGGTTTCTGCAGAGCCACTACCATCGTATCTAAATGCTTCCCTGTAAAGTATTGTAGTAAGGTCTGCAGTGGACTTCATGGGGTCTTCTAGCTATAGGAGGCTCTCACAGTTATCACTAGAAAGGCCTGATTAAGTTAGAGGACAGCTTTGTGCTCTAAGATCCAGGTTTAAAATATTCCCTGAAATCATTTGTTCAAACTGCAGCAGTGTCAGCTCTAATCTTTTATTGTTCCAAGGTGGAAGAGTTGAATTCCATGCacttgtgtgggtgtgtgtgatgAGATTTTGAAAATAACCCAGGTCGCCCCTGCACTGCTTGGCTAATAAGTCCTattgctgcttttaaaaaaaaaaaacctactgcTTTGCCCAGCCAAAATACTCC contains:
- the BRD3OS gene encoding putative uncharacterized protein BRD3OS, translated to MTGRVMNGRVPLAEKALSESYARLRYRDTSLLIWQQQQQKLESVPPGTYLSRSRSMWYSQYGNEAILVRDKNTLDVSRDTGQSKFCIIM